In Helianthus annuus cultivar XRQ/B chromosome 8, HanXRQr2.0-SUNRISE, whole genome shotgun sequence, a single genomic region encodes these proteins:
- the LOC110871895 gene encoding ubiquinone biosynthesis protein COQ4 homolog, mitochondrial isoform X1, with protein MVEGARVRLRGWQQAAVALGSAVGALVDPRRADLIAALGETTGKPAFERVLERMKRNPKGREVLLDRPRVISNNVGHAWDLPENTFGAAYAKFMGSRNFSPDNRPPVRFMETEELAYVAMRAREVHDFWHTLFGLPTNLIGESALKVIEFEQMLLPMCFMSVVGGTARFSDRQRSLFYKHYFRWAVRAGMKATDLMCVYYEKHFHEDLEEVRQRWGIIPAPSIQG; from the exons ATGGTAGAAGGGGCCCGAGTCCGACTTAGGGGTTGGCAACAGGCGGCAGTTGCTCTTGGGTCAGCAGTTGGTGCATTAGTGGACCCAAGGAGAGCTGATTTGATCGCTGCTTTGGGGGAGACAACTGGGAAACCGGCTTTTGAGAGAGTACTTGAAAGAATGAAAAGGAATCCTAAAGGCAGA GAAGTACTACTGGACCGCCCACGTGTCATCTCCAACAATGTGGGCCACGCATGGGACCTACCAGAAAACACATTTGGTGCTGCATACGCGAAGTTCATGGGATCAAGAAACTTCTCACCAGACAATAGACCACCAGTAAGATTTATGGAAACAGAAGAACTCGCATACGTAGCAATGCGCGCACGCGAAGTGCATGATTTCTGGCACACCCTTTTTGGTCTTCCAACTAATTTGATTGGTGAGTCAGCATTAAAAGTCATAGAATTCGAGCAAATGTTGCTTCCAATGTGCTTCATGTCTGTCGTTGGAGGAACTGCAAGGTTTAGTGACAGACAAAGATCTTTGTTTTATAAACATTACTTCCGTTGGGCAGTTCGGGCAGGTATGAAGGCAACTGACCTGATGTGTGTTTATTATGAGAAACATTTTCATGAAGATTTAGAGGAAGTTAGGCAGAGATGGGGTATTATACCTGCTCCTTCCATTCAAGGGTAG
- the LOC110871895 gene encoding ubiquinone biosynthesis protein COQ4 homolog, mitochondrial isoform X2: protein MVEGARVRLRGWQQAAVALGSAVGALVDPRRADLIAALGETTGKPAFERVLERMKRNPKGREVLLDRPRVISNNVGHAWDLPENTFGAAYAKFMGSRNFSPDNRPPVRFMETEELAYVAMRAREVHDFWHTLFGLPTNLIVRAGMKATDLMCVYYEKHFHEDLEEVRQRWGIIPAPSIQG from the exons ATGGTAGAAGGGGCCCGAGTCCGACTTAGGGGTTGGCAACAGGCGGCAGTTGCTCTTGGGTCAGCAGTTGGTGCATTAGTGGACCCAAGGAGAGCTGATTTGATCGCTGCTTTGGGGGAGACAACTGGGAAACCGGCTTTTGAGAGAGTACTTGAAAGAATGAAAAGGAATCCTAAAGGCAGA GAAGTACTACTGGACCGCCCACGTGTCATCTCCAACAATGTGGGCCACGCATGGGACCTACCAGAAAACACATTTGGTGCTGCATACGCGAAGTTCATGGGATCAAGAAACTTCTCACCAGACAATAGACCACCAGTAAGATTTATGGAAACAGAAGAACTCGCATACGTAGCAATGCGCGCACGCGAAGTGCATGATTTCTGGCACACCCTTTTTGGTCTTCCAACTAATTTGATTG TTCGGGCAGGTATGAAGGCAACTGACCTGATGTGTGTTTATTATGAGAAACATTTTCATGAAGATTTAGAGGAAGTTAGGCAGAGATGGGGTATTATACCTGCTCCTTCCATTCAAGGGTAG